A stretch of the Filimonas lacunae genome encodes the following:
- a CDS encoding ArsR/SmtB family transcription factor — MNLRRDVFQAIADPTRRAIIMLIASQAMTAGAIAANFDTARPTISKHLQILTECELLEPEQNGREIYYHLNATKMKEIADFIEPFRQTWDDRFNKLESIMKNYKKK, encoded by the coding sequence ATGAATTTACGACGCGACGTATTCCAGGCAATTGCCGATCCTACACGCAGGGCTATTATTATGTTGATAGCTTCGCAGGCTATGACTGCGGGTGCTATCGCTGCCAACTTCGACACAGCCCGGCCCACTATTTCTAAACATTTGCAAATACTAACCGAGTGCGAACTGCTGGAACCGGAACAAAATGGAAGAGAAATCTATTATCATTTAAACGCCACTAAAATGAAAGAGATAGCTGATTTTATTGAACCCTTCCGTCAAACCTGGGACGACCGGTTTAACAAACTGGAATCGATTATGAAAAACTATAAAAAAAAATAA
- a CDS encoding SRPBCC family protein produces the protein MERKTQVHAEESKQELIITREFDLPVDLLFKAYEDAEIVAQWMGTNVLQLENKKHGSWRFETTYDGKVVFSANGVILDFVPNQKITRTFEMENSTFPAQLEFFEFEKLTDDTSKLTMHIIFKSIAFRNQLLQMPFAQGLNMAHDRLQQVAHQLK, from the coding sequence ATGGAAAGGAAAACACAAGTGCATGCCGAAGAAAGCAAACAGGAGCTAATCATTACCCGTGAATTTGACCTCCCCGTAGACCTGTTGTTTAAAGCCTATGAAGATGCTGAAATTGTTGCGCAATGGATGGGCACCAACGTATTGCAGCTGGAAAACAAAAAGCATGGCAGCTGGCGCTTTGAAACCACGTACGATGGCAAAGTGGTGTTTAGCGCCAATGGTGTCATACTCGACTTTGTGCCTAACCAAAAAATTACCCGCACCTTTGAAATGGAAAACAGTACTTTTCCGGCGCAGCTGGAGTTTTTTGAATTTGAAAAATTAACAGATGATACCAGCAAATTAACCATGCACATCATCTTTAAATCCATCGCATTCAGAAACCAGTTACTGCAAATGCCATTTGCGCAGGGACTTAACATGGCGCACGACCGCTTGCAACAAGTAGCTCATCAACTGAAATAA